One Pararge aegeria chromosome 1, ilParAegt1.1, whole genome shotgun sequence genomic region harbors:
- the LOC120628703 gene encoding uncharacterized protein LOC120628703, with amino-acid sequence MVRWCMLALCAMVAASSAIETSSRFKPKKPRSADLQPGQRAEADEMVNNLLQWIQGLYQQNNRKARQYFGGKPERPRPFEPPSYLPPLGYPPSGNRPTPSYNEGPSPSSPSYTPSSPFIPSQPSYQPPQTEEQPFQPSQPPYQPSKPAYQPSQSTQPSYQPSQPSKPSYQPSQPTYQPSQPSEPSYQPSQPTQPSYEPSQPPQPSYQPSQPDYQPSRPSQPNYEPSQPTSPSYKPSQPDTESTNQPENPESGGSGNTPPQNIVPAPVPDDDEDRHPPHIHDITVDCGKQMMTINIEFNKPYNGIIYSQDHFKDADCVYVKENSNQIKYSFTVSLNKCGTRFFSDFENEGQAYLENVLVLQNEPGIQEVWDHIRRVRCLWEGNLTKQLVSSLSVGMLNQITSNFSGDTAMARLDIQSGKGPFAPEANGLVKIGEIMTLVVSVTGDAGFDILVRECVARDSGNNHIVPLTDSNGCVLKPKLFGAFQKTRETGNTGASVIAYAFFNAFKFPDEMDLIIQCDVELCKTDCEVCPNPGNTEPRRKRRDIIHVGNKTMEPVTTIEKSLRVVFAEDLPVDTGICISSNAALWGGLLVLLGSILSSLAVSFCWHRSRGSVKFLY; translated from the exons aTGGTCCGGTGGTGTATGCTGGCGCTGTGCGCGATGGTAGCGGCTTCGAGTGCGATCGAAACTTCTTCTCGCTTTA aaccGAAAAAACCTAGGAGTG CTGATCTTCAACCTGGGCAACGAGCTGAAGCAGATGAGATGGTGAACAATCTACTCCAATGGATTCAAGGGCTTTATCAGCAGAATAATAGGAAAG CTCGTCAATACTTTGGAGGAAAGCCAGAGAGGCCCAGACCATTTGAGCCCCCATCTTATCTTCCCCCACTTGGTTATCCTCCATCAGGTAACCGTCCCACACCTTCGTACAATGAGGGCCCGTCGCCTTCAAGTCCATCCTATACGCCTAGCTCTCCTTTCATACCAAGTCAACCTTCATACCAGCCACCTCAAACTGAAGAACAACCTTTCCAACCTAGCCAGCCACCCTACCAGCCAAGTAAACCAGCTTATCAACCAAGTCAATCAACCCAACCTTCTTATCAACCAAGCCAACCTTCAAAGCCCTCTTATCAACCCAGCCAACCTACCTATCAGCCCAGTCAGCCTTCCGAACCTTCCTATCAACCTAGCCAACCAACTCAACCTTCTTACGAACCAAGTCAACCTCCACAACCAAGCTACCAGCCAAGTCAACCTGACTATCAGCCTAGTAGACCATCACAGCCTAATTATGAACCTAGTCAACCTACATCTCCATCATACAAGCCTAGTCAGCCTGATACAGAATCAACAAACCAACCAGAAAATCCAGAAAGTGGAGGAAGTGGCAATACACCCCCACAAAACATAGTGCCAGCGCCAGTGCCAGATGACGATGAAGACCGTCATCCCCCACACATTCATGATATAACAGTTGATTGTGGTAAGCAAATGATGACCATAAATATTGAGTTCAACAAACCTTACAATGGTATTATCTATTCACAAGATCATTTTAAGGACGCTGATTGTGTGTACGTCAAAGAAAACTCAAACcaaataaagtattcatttaCTGTAAGTCTTAATAAATGTGGAACAAGATTCTTCAGTGATTTTGAAAATGAAGGTCAGGCTTATTTGGAAAATGTTCTAGTACTGCAAAATGAACCTGGTATTCAAGAAGTTTGGGATCACATTCGCAGAGTAAGATGTCTCTGGGAAGGAAACTTAACTAAACAGCTGGTTTCATCTTTAAGCGTTGGAATGTTAAATCAAATTACTAGCAATTTCAGTGGAGATACAGCAATGGCTCGATTAGACATTCAAAGTGGTAAAGGACCTTTTGCACCGGAAGCTAATGGCTTAGTGAAGATTGGAGAAATCATGACGCTTGTAGTATCTGTAACTGGTGATGCAGGTTTTGACATTTTAGTAAGAGAGTGTGTAGCTAGAGATTCCGGAAACAATCATATTGTGCCGTTGACCGATTCCAATGGATGCGTGTTAAAACCAAAACTGTTTGGAGCATTCCAAAAGACAAGGGAAACAGGAAACACTGGTGCCTCCGTCATCGCATATGCGTTCTTTAACGCGTTCAAATTTCCGGACGAAATGGATTTGATCATTCAATGTGATGTTGAACTATGTAAGACTGATTGTGAGGTTTGCCCTAATCCTGGTAATACTGAACCAAGAAGGAAAAGACGGGATATCATCCATGTTGGAAATAAAACCATGGAGCCTGTGACAACTATAGAAAAGAGTCTAAGAGTAGTCTTTGCTGAAGACTTGCCTGTAGACACCGGAATATGTATTTCATCGAACGCAGCTCTGTGGGGAGGATTATTAGTACTTTTAGGGTCTATATTAAGTAGTTTAGCTGTGTCTTTCTGTTGGCATAGATCGCGAGGATCGGTAAAATTCTTATATTAA